In Halanaeroarchaeum sp. HSR-CO, one DNA window encodes the following:
- a CDS encoding type IV pilin N-terminal domain-containing protein, translating into MQLKQFLGSDEDRAVSPVIGVVLMLTATVIIGGVVASFVTGMGSGMESAPQASFDFDYDDTDKNVTITHEGGATIAADQLEVRVSGNNTDTIEVSDRVNDSVSTGTEIDIGDVYDDDKVRLVWESPDSDKTSQLGKWVGPDA; encoded by the coding sequence ATGCAACTGAAACAATTCCTCGGTTCGGATGAGGATCGCGCGGTCTCCCCGGTCATCGGCGTCGTGCTCATGCTCACGGCGACGGTGATCATCGGAGGCGTCGTGGCCTCGTTCGTGACCGGAATGGGGAGTGGGATGGAGAGTGCGCCGCAGGCGAGCTTCGACTTCGACTACGACGACACGGACAAAAACGTCACCATCACGCACGAGGGAGGTGCGACCATTGCCGCTGATCAACTCGAGGTCAGGGTGTCTGGGAACAATACCGATACGATAGAAGTGTCGGATAGGGTGAATGATTCGGTTTCCACGGGAACGGAGATCGATATTGGTGATGTCTACGATGACGATAAGGTTCGTCTCGTCTGGGAAAGCCCTGACAGCGACAAGACCAGCCAACTCGGGAAGTGGGTCGGCCCGGACGCCTGA
- a CDS encoding ATPase domain-containing protein produces MTSMIDRLPTGIDSLDRLLDGGIPRGSLVKLAAPPNSQAEILIHEMVAARPTVYLTTMRPAPAVRDSLDRAGVPPDGVAVKEFGPASSAQAAAGAPSMLREAIALIDEIPPETTVVVDPVDVFEWAETDDYLGFLNDLSGVLTRTNSIGVLHCLDGQAVPDHRDVTDYVADIAFQLSADVTDDGIDTRLSVPKFRGRSAPQETVKLDLSGGITVDLSRNIA; encoded by the coding sequence ATGACATCGATGATCGACCGACTACCGACGGGTATCGATTCGCTCGACCGGTTGCTGGACGGTGGGATCCCGCGTGGCAGTCTGGTCAAACTCGCGGCGCCGCCGAACAGTCAGGCCGAGATACTCATCCACGAGATGGTCGCCGCACGCCCGACGGTCTACCTCACGACGATGCGTCCGGCCCCCGCCGTCCGCGATTCCCTGGACCGGGCCGGCGTCCCGCCCGATGGCGTCGCCGTGAAGGAGTTCGGTCCGGCGTCATCGGCGCAGGCGGCAGCGGGGGCGCCGTCGATGCTCCGGGAGGCGATTGCCCTCATCGACGAGATTCCCCCGGAGACGACCGTCGTCGTCGACCCCGTGGACGTCTTCGAGTGGGCGGAGACCGACGACTACCTGGGGTTTCTGAACGACCTTTCTGGAGTCCTGACCCGGACGAACAGCATCGGGGTGCTCCACTGTCTGGACGGGCAGGCGGTGCCCGACCACCGGGACGTCACCGACTACGTCGCGGACATCGCCTTCCAGCTATCGGCAGACGTCACCGACGACGGTATCGACACGCGACTCTCGGTGCCGAAGTTCCGCGGGCGAAGCGCGCCCCAGGAGACGGTCAAACTGGACCTCTCCGGTGGCATCACCGTCGACCTGAGTCGGAATATCGCCTAA
- a CDS encoding PEGA domain-containing protein, whose protein sequence is MRYIGVFLSLLVATSVVAMGGAGVASAQSTVTLTVSVTTADGAAVDGADLTATWDDGSTTATTASNGKAFVDVPDGADVTIEVAHEDYVRNSPYEVTDASEREVDVTVAAKANATIAVEDDDGPVEAARVVLEMDGETVLDAETAGGDVETDTIEAGTYDLTVSKNGYYTTETELAITNDTTTTVTIERGTVPLTVNVTDDYFEPPRGVSGATVEVEGAGSVITQSDGTQQISVPVNSQPAVTVSKDGYVTVERTITVRESERTIHFDVDREFALSVERSNQQIVVGETVRVTVTDEYGDPVADAVVRLDDSVVARTNDEGEATISIDEAGEQEFTVSKGDAISASTTVTGVSPGDETTEQTETTATTEPTTTDSSTTEVGGLPDIPGEYIPLAIVGVALIAVLFGVRWWQQR, encoded by the coding sequence ATGAGATATATCGGGGTCTTTCTCTCGCTGCTGGTTGCCACGAGCGTCGTGGCGATGGGGGGAGCGGGGGTCGCGAGCGCACAGTCGACAGTCACACTTACCGTCTCGGTCACCACGGCGGACGGGGCCGCGGTCGACGGTGCCGACCTCACCGCCACCTGGGACGACGGGTCGACGACCGCCACGACCGCCTCGAATGGGAAGGCGTTCGTCGACGTCCCCGACGGGGCCGACGTGACCATCGAGGTGGCCCACGAGGACTACGTCCGTAACAGTCCCTACGAGGTGACCGACGCGAGCGAACGCGAGGTCGACGTCACGGTCGCCGCGAAGGCGAACGCGACCATCGCCGTCGAGGACGACGACGGACCGGTCGAGGCTGCCCGAGTCGTCCTCGAGATGGACGGCGAGACGGTCCTCGACGCGGAGACCGCTGGGGGCGACGTCGAGACCGACACCATCGAGGCGGGCACCTACGACCTCACCGTCTCCAAGAACGGGTACTACACCACCGAGACCGAGCTCGCGATCACCAACGACACCACGACCACGGTCACCATCGAGCGCGGGACCGTCCCCCTCACCGTCAACGTGACCGACGACTACTTCGAGCCACCGCGAGGCGTCTCGGGTGCGACCGTCGAGGTGGAGGGCGCGGGGAGCGTCATCACCCAGTCCGACGGCACCCAGCAGATCAGCGTTCCCGTCAACTCCCAACCCGCGGTCACCGTCTCCAAGGACGGCTACGTCACCGTCGAACGCACGATCACCGTCCGCGAGTCCGAACGGACCATCCACTTCGACGTCGACCGCGAGTTCGCGCTCTCCGTCGAGCGTTCGAACCAGCAGATCGTGGTCGGTGAGACGGTCCGCGTGACGGTCACCGACGAGTACGGCGACCCGGTCGCCGACGCCGTGGTGCGACTCGACGACTCGGTCGTCGCCCGCACGAACGACGAGGGCGAAGCCACCATCTCCATCGACGAGGCCGGCGAACAGGAGTTCACGGTCAGCAAGGGCGATGCCATCTCCGCCTCGACGACGGTGACTGGCGTCTCCCCGGGCGACGAGACGACCGAACAGACGGAGACCACGGCGACGACCGAGCCTACGACCACGGATTCCTCGACGACGGAGGTGGGTGGCCTCCCCGACATCCCGGGTGAGTACATCCCGCTCGCCATCGTCGGGGTCGCCCTCATCGCGGTGCTCTTCGGCGTCCGCTGGTGGCAACAGCGCTGA
- a CDS encoding dienelactone hydrolase family protein — MAPTTQVTIPTDDVTLPGDLTVPEDPIGLVVFAHGSGSSRKSPRNQFVAEQLVNRGLATLLFDLLTEAEDRDRENRFDIALLTDRLVAASEWVDDREDIGHLPTGYFGSSTGAAAALRAAARRPERVQAVVSRGGRVDLAEAAYGSVTAPTRLVVGGADRQVLDLNREAATALACETEVTVVEGAGHLFEGERELEAVADHAGEWFVEHLRPD; from the coding sequence ATGGCCCCGACGACCCAGGTGACGATACCAACGGACGACGTGACGCTTCCTGGCGATCTGACGGTTCCCGAGGATCCAATCGGGCTCGTCGTCTTCGCCCACGGCAGCGGGAGTAGCCGGAAGAGCCCGCGCAACCAGTTCGTCGCCGAGCAACTCGTCAACCGGGGCCTCGCGACGCTGCTGTTCGACCTGCTGACCGAAGCCGAGGACCGAGACCGCGAGAACCGGTTCGACATCGCGTTGTTGACCGACCGGCTGGTCGCCGCCTCGGAGTGGGTCGACGATCGCGAGGATATCGGCCACCTGCCGACTGGCTACTTCGGGTCGAGTACCGGGGCGGCCGCGGCGCTGCGCGCGGCGGCCAGGCGACCGGAACGGGTCCAGGCGGTGGTCTCCCGGGGCGGGCGAGTGGACCTCGCCGAGGCGGCATACGGTTCGGTGACGGCACCGACGCGACTCGTGGTCGGCGGGGCCGACCGACAGGTGCTCGATCTAAATCGCGAGGCCGCGACGGCCCTGGCGTGCGAGACGGAGGTGACGGTCGTCGAGGGGGCCGGCCATCTCTTCGAGGGGGAGAGAGAACTCGAGGCCGTCGCCGACCACGCGGGCGAGTGGTTCGTCGAGCATCTCAGGCCCGATTGA
- a CDS encoding arginine deiminase family protein, translating to MTTRFSASAEFDRLQSVRVHEPGLEIWSGAIDPASHLFESPVAPDQARRQHRRYVDVLAANGVTVHTLAGDLAAADALDDLVAEYATVESAVDLGATLATLDPHEKLQLALARARIGPGDAAPASLHVERPISNIFFQRDTTILGDRGPILCTMRSPVRQPEVSIVDRAWEGIGADVVHRASTGPIEGGEFLPLGEFALLGVSGVVDGEEHVIRTSYAAGRALLDAGAVGYDEVGLVRAPIEADRALAAEHDAPSRLMHLLGWVNVAAEGLAVTFPTLARAADVDVFGRTEGGYERRETVSLATYLDRKGYDVIAASHPERWPTNFVAIDDGVVVPLYEPDESGDYRPENNPTIEAMKERGVTIVPDGVGLPTGPLTNGAGGLHCMTTPVNRA from the coding sequence ATGACCACACGATTCTCCGCGTCCGCCGAATTCGATCGCCTTCAGTCGGTCCGCGTTCACGAGCCCGGCCTGGAGATCTGGAGCGGTGCGATCGACCCGGCCTCGCACCTGTTCGAATCGCCGGTCGCCCCCGACCAGGCCCGACGCCAGCACCGTCGGTACGTCGACGTCCTGGCGGCCAACGGCGTCACGGTCCACACGCTCGCCGGCGACCTCGCGGCGGCAGACGCCCTCGACGACCTGGTCGCGGAGTATGCGACCGTCGAGTCTGCCGTCGACCTGGGTGCGACCCTCGCGACCCTCGACCCTCACGAGAAACTTCAGTTGGCCCTCGCCCGTGCCCGCATCGGCCCGGGCGATGCTGCGCCGGCCAGTCTCCACGTCGAGCGCCCCATCTCGAATATCTTCTTCCAGCGGGACACGACCATCCTGGGTGACCGCGGCCCCATCCTCTGTACCATGCGTTCACCGGTCCGCCAGCCAGAGGTCTCCATCGTCGACCGCGCCTGGGAGGGAATCGGCGCCGATGTCGTCCATCGGGCGTCGACGGGCCCCATCGAGGGCGGCGAGTTCCTGCCGCTCGGCGAGTTCGCCCTGCTCGGCGTGTCCGGGGTCGTCGACGGCGAGGAGCACGTCATCCGGACGAGCTACGCTGCCGGACGGGCCCTCCTCGATGCCGGTGCCGTCGGCTACGACGAGGTCGGCCTCGTGCGCGCACCCATCGAGGCAGACCGCGCACTCGCCGCCGAGCACGACGCACCGTCCCGGTTGATGCACCTGCTCGGCTGGGTCAACGTCGCCGCGGAGGGACTCGCCGTCACCTTTCCCACGCTGGCGAGGGCCGCAGACGTCGACGTCTTCGGGCGCACCGAGGGTGGCTACGAACGTCGCGAGACCGTCTCCCTCGCTACGTATCTCGACCGGAAGGGCTACGACGTGATCGCCGCTTCGCACCCCGAACGGTGGCCCACCAACTTCGTCGCCATCGACGACGGTGTGGTCGTTCCGCTGTACGAACCGGACGAGTCGGGCGATTACCGCCCCGAGAACAACCCGACGATTGAAGCGATGAAAGAGCGTGGCGTGACGATCGTACCAGACGGGGTGGGGCTCCCGACGGGTCCCTTGACGAACGGGGCGGGCGGCCTTCACTGCATGACGACGCCCGTCAATCGGGCCTGA
- a CDS encoding carboxymuconolactone decarboxylase family protein has product MARITLADPADLPPEKRSLLDSLSDADDAVVDHDLEGGTLNVYRALGRNLPILEGFRDFGGAVWHGSDLEPVERELVILATSYHTDMRYEWHQHVRVALDEGISPETILAVSMDRLDELDPEHARLVEYVEHFVAKDVDDETHERLAAHYDEATIVGIGMLSGLYLGLAHVLDALAVDLEAPFVGWELENL; this is encoded by the coding sequence ATGGCACGCATCACGCTCGCCGACCCCGCGGATCTGCCCCCCGAGAAACGCTCGCTGCTCGACTCCCTGTCGGACGCCGACGACGCCGTCGTCGACCACGACCTCGAGGGCGGGACGCTCAACGTCTACCGCGCGCTCGGACGGAACCTCCCCATCCTCGAGGGCTTCCGCGACTTCGGCGGGGCCGTCTGGCACGGCAGCGACCTCGAACCGGTCGAACGCGAACTCGTCATTCTGGCCACCTCCTACCACACCGATATGCGCTACGAGTGGCACCAGCACGTCCGCGTGGCCCTCGACGAGGGCATCTCCCCGGAGACCATCCTCGCGGTCTCGATGGATCGCCTTGACGAACTCGACCCCGAACACGCACGGCTGGTCGAGTACGTCGAACACTTCGTCGCGAAGGACGTCGACGACGAGACCCACGAACGCCTCGCCGCCCACTACGACGAGGCGACCATCGTCGGCATCGGCATGCTCTCCGGGCTCTACCTCGGTCTCGCGCACGTCCTCGACGCGCTGGCCGTCGACCTCGAGGCGCCCTTCGTCGGGTGGGAACTCGAGAACCTTTAG
- a CDS encoding MBL fold metallo-hydrolase: protein MSTTPSALRLLRHATLVVRYGGATVLVDPMLADEGSTPPIENSPNEKRNPLVPLPTVDLRAIDAVAVTHTHRDHFDEVAMETLPSDLPLFCQPPDEETIEKAGFTDVRPVEDSVEWEGITITRTGGRHGHDDLAEKMGPVSGFVFTADEEPSLYVAGDTRWCAELCNAFATHTPDVIVVNAGGARFDEGKPITMTAADVERVCRARPNATVIPVHMDAINHCLESRADLEQALTEAGVISQVVIPEDGEWVPLE, encoded by the coding sequence ATGTCCACCACACCCTCCGCGCTCCGCTTGCTCCGCCACGCCACCCTGGTCGTCAGATACGGTGGGGCGACCGTCCTCGTCGACCCCATGCTGGCCGACGAGGGGTCGACGCCGCCCATCGAAAACAGCCCGAACGAGAAGCGAAACCCGCTCGTCCCGCTGCCGACGGTCGATCTGCGGGCTATCGACGCCGTCGCGGTGACCCACACCCACCGCGATCACTTCGACGAGGTCGCGATGGAGACCCTCCCCTCCGACCTGCCGCTGTTCTGCCAGCCGCCGGACGAGGAGACCATCGAGAAAGCGGGGTTCACCGACGTCCGCCCCGTCGAGGACAGCGTCGAGTGGGAGGGCATCACCATCACCCGGACGGGCGGTCGACACGGCCACGACGACCTCGCCGAGAAGATGGGACCGGTCTCGGGGTTCGTCTTCACGGCCGACGAGGAACCGTCGCTGTACGTGGCGGGGGATACGCGCTGGTGTGCAGAACTCTGTAACGCCTTCGCGACGCACACGCCCGACGTCATCGTCGTGAACGCCGGCGGGGCACGGTTCGACGAGGGCAAACCCATCACGATGACCGCGGCGGACGTCGAGCGGGTCTGTCGGGCGCGCCCGAACGCGACCGTGATCCCGGTACATATGGACGCCATCAATCACTGCCTGGAGTCGCGGGCGGACCTGGAACAGGCGCTCACCGAGGCCGGCGTCATCTCCCAGGTTGTCATCCCCGAGGACGGCGAGTGGGTACCGCTCGAGTGA